From the genome of Candidatus Poribacteria bacterium:
GTGCCCCAATCGGCAGAGATTCAACAGGAACGTTCAGCGGCACATCGAAACCGAGCTGCGTCGCAAGTACCGTAATCCTTCCTTCTGCTTGTTGATAGTCAAGCAGGGCACTGAATTTGCGGGGTTCTTTAGCAAGGATGATGTTTTGAAGAGCCGTGAAAACAGGGATAAGCGTGAAGTGTTGCTGCACCATTCCTAAACCAAGATGCATCGCACGCCGCGGAGAAGAAATATTCACTCGATTGTCATTGACGAAGATCTCGCCTGCATCGGGTTGATACAGTCCGTAGAGAATCTTCATCAATGTGGATTTACCGGCACCATTTTCACCGACGATGGCGTGTATCTGACCGCGTTGGAGCGTGAAATCCACTTCGTCATTTGCTTGTACGTGTCCAAATCGCTTGCTGATGCCGCGCATCTCAATAATTGGTGCGTGTGTCATTTCTACTGCCGTTCGTGCGGAACAAGGATGTCGCCCGCGATAATTTTCGCCTTAAATGCTTCAACCTGTTTCAAAATCTCGTCCGAGAGAAGTTCGCGGTTAACGTCATCAACGATATACGCAACACCTCCCTCTTTAAGCCCATAATCTTTCAAGCCTCCGGAGAAATTCCCTTCTTGGACACTTTTTATCGTCTCATAAACCGATATTTCCACACCTTTGATGACGCTCGTAAGCACTAAACCGGGAGCAAGGTGGTTACCGTTAGAATCAACCCAGATGATCGATTTCTTTGTAGTTTTTGCGGCTTCAAGTACGCCAAGCCCACTGGCACCCGCGGCGGCAAGGATAATATCTATCCCGCGGTTGTATTGTGCGAGCGCGAGTTCTTTGGCTTTCGCTGGGTCGTTGAAGGCTTGCGGTGTGACACCGACGTAATCCGCCACGAATTCAATCTCTGGATTCGTCGCTTTAATGCCGGCACCGAAACCTATTTCAAACGCCTCAACCAGTGGCACCTTCATCCCGCCGATGAAACCGATCTGTTTTGTCTCTGTTTTCAATGCTGAGATGACCCCTGCAAGGAATGTGCCTTC
Proteins encoded in this window:
- a CDS encoding BMP family ABC transporter substrate-binding protein, encoding MRIKILITLFIACFAVIETAPAALKVGLIYDVTGRGDLSFCDAAYAGAKKAMDEWGFKLTEVTPSLSTDTELTLRRLAKLKYDLIIGVGFLFQEPMKRVASDFPNVKFALIDAVIEQPNVASLTYRAHEGTFLAGVISALKTETKQIGFIGGMKVPLVEAFEIGFGAGIKATNPEIEFVADYVGVTPQAFNDPAKAKELALAQYNRGIDIILAAAGASGLGVLEAAKTTKKSIIWVDSNGNHLAPGLVLTSVIKGVEISVYETIKSVQEGNFSGGLKDYGLKEGGVAYIVDDVNRELLSDEILKQVEAFKAKIIAGDILVPHERQ